Proteins co-encoded in one Pithys albifrons albifrons isolate INPA30051 chromosome 14, PitAlb_v1, whole genome shotgun sequence genomic window:
- the LOC139678646 gene encoding transmembrane protein 182-like, with translation MKAGMAALAAGMLGSTGVLLFLVAFGTDYWLLATESCGVPERGNGTLSAREAETAGEARKEILTFHHEGFFWRCWFFGEGHPETIWTFWYTSQAQPKFCMHGYLFPMPIALGPFPHPSYDTTAVFRGFWTAFLLLAVPAALAGGLLLLGATPFGSARAYKLGGALLLLSGGLFLLLVFLFVMWKEFAADLQKYILLERSEQCLEDVPVRVYYGWSFMFAAAGVPLVLLAGLLFFLVGRDIRKSLE, from the exons ATGAAGGCTGGCATGGCTGCCCTGGCCGCCGGCATGCTCGGCAGCACCGGCGTCCTGCTCTTCCTCGTGGCCTTTGGCACGGATTATTGGCTGCTGGCCACGGAGTCCTGCGGCGTCCCCGAGCGTGGCAACGGCACCCTGAGTGCCAGGGAG GCTGAAACAGCAGGGGAGGCCAGGAAGGAGATCCTCACTTTCCACCACGAGGGCTTCTTCTGGAGGTGCTGGTTCTTTGGTGAGGGCCACCCAGAGACCATCTGGACCTTCTGGTACA ccagccaagcccagcccaAGTTCTGCATGCATGGCTACCTCTTCCCCATGCCCATTGCTCTTGGAcctttccctcatccctccTATGACACAACTGCAG tgtTCAGGGGGTTCTGGACGGCGTTCCTGCTGCTGGCCGTGCCCGCTGCCCTGGCCGGGGGGCTCCTGCTGCTCGGCGCGACGCCCTTCGGCAGTGCCCGCGCCTACAAGCTGGGAGGggcactgctcctgctctcaG gaggtttgtttctcctgctggtgtTCCTCTTCGTGATGTGGAAGGAGTTTGCTGCTGACTTGCAGAAGTACATCCTCCTGGAGAGGAGTGAGCAGTGCCTGGAGGACGTCCCTGTGCGCGTCTACTACGGCTGGTCCTTcatgtttgctgctgctggggtgcccctggtcctgctggctggACTCCTCTTCTTCCTGGTGGGCAGAGACATCAGGAAGTCCCTGGAGTAA